The DNA sequence GGCCTGAAGGCCTCTGTTCAAGCCGATGGTGTCGTCTTGTCGGCTTCCACGGAGGACACCACGACCTGGACGGCGGCCCTCCTGTTGCATCGCATCGGACGGGCGGAGGACTGGTCCGTTCCCATCGAAGGGCCGGAGATGGAGCGCACGCCCAAGCGCACCCTGGCCCGGCATGGCCGCTTCGACCTGGAACAGGTGAACAGCGACGACGGAGTGCGACAGAACTTCATCGTGCATCACCGATCGAAGGGGGATGGCCCGCTCCGGGTCGAGCTCGCTGTGGAGGGCGATCTGCGCTGCGCGCACGCCGGTGGCGACCTCTTCGAGTTCAGCGACACCAGTGGGACCGTGCGCATGCGGTACCACGATCTGCACGTGTGGGATGCGCAAGGCGACACGCTCAACGCATGGGCGACCTGGGAGGATGAGCACATTGTCCTCCTGGTGAACGACGCCGGAGCGGCATATCCCATCACCGTTGATCCCGTTGCCACGACACCGGTATGGAGCGTAGAATCCAACGCAACGAACGCCGCCATGGGCAATGTGGTGAGCAGCGCCGGGGATGTGAACGGCGATGGCTACAGCGATGTGCTGGTGGGTTCTTCCGTATGGAGCAACGGCCAGACCGGCGAGGGGCGTGCCCAAGTTTTCCTGGGCGGTGCCACCGGGCCTGCGGCCACGGCGGCATGGTCGTATGAGACCGACCAGCTCGGGGCCAACATGGGCCTGGGCACCAGCATGTCCACCGCGGGTGATGTGAACGGTGATGGCTACAGCGATGTGATCGTGGCCGCGCCCAACTACGACAATGGCCAGACCGATGAGGGACGGGTCCACGTCTTCCATGGCAGCAGTTCGGGCCTGTCCCCTGCCCCGGATTGGACCATCGAGATCGACCAGGCCTCAGCCAGATACGGTCGCTCGGTGGCCTGCGCGGGCGACGTGAACGGTGATGGCTATAGCGACGTGATCATCGGGGCCTACCTGTTCGATAACGGACAGGCGGACGAAGGCCGGGTGTTCGTGTACCATGGTGGACCCACCGGATTGGGCGGCACAGCGGCCTGGACGGCCGAGAGCGATCAGGCGTCCGCATGGTTCGGCTACGCCGTGGCCGGCGCGGGCGATGTGAACGGCGACGGCTTCAGCGATGTGATCATCGGCTCGCCGTTCTTCGACAACGGCCAGACCAACGAAGGCCGGATCTTCGTGTACCACGGAAACGTGACCGGCCTGGCCGCCGCTCCCGCATGGACCGTGGAAAGCGACCAGGCCGGTGCACAGGCCGGCTATTCCGTGAGCACCGCAGGCGACACCAACGGCGACGGCTATGCGGATGTGATCGTGGGCATGCCCTTCTACGATGGGGGGAGCGCGAACTCCGGCCGCGTGGCCACGCACCTGGGTACGGCCACCGGACTGAACACCACGGCCACATGGGTGTCCCTCGCAGGCGCGCTGGATGACAGCAACGGGCAATCCGTGGCCTGCGCCGGGGATGTGAATGCCGATGGGTTCAGTGACGTCATCATCGGCTCTCCCATTGCGGGTACCGGTGATGAAGGCCTGGCCCGCATCTTCCTCGGGAGCGCCACAGGAATGCTCACCTTCGATTGGACCCAGACGTCCACGACGGCCGGGGACAACTTCGGCAACTCCGTGGCCAGCGCGGGCGATGTGAACGGCGATGGCATCAGCGATGTGATCGTGGGGATACCGAACTACGACAATGGACAGACCAACGAAGGGCGGGCGCGGGTCTACCTGGGAAGGGTGCTCGGTCTTGGCGCCACCGGATGGGGCGCTACGGGCGCAGCGGGTTCCCTGTTCGGCCGCCGGATCGCCAGTGCGGGCGATGTGAACGGGGATGGCTACGGCGATGTGATCATCGGCGCGGAGGAGTTCACCTCCGGCCAGACCTTGGAAGGCGCCGCCTACGTGCATCACGGCTCCGCCACCGGACCATCACCCGGAGCCGTATGGACCGTGCAGAGCAACCAGGCAGGATGGGAGTTCGGGTCCAGCGTGGCCTGCGCCGGGGACGTGAACGGAGATGGCTTCAGCGACGTGATCGTGGGCGCACCGCGGGCCTTTGGTGGTATAGGTCGTTCCCTGGTGTACCACGGCGGAGCCACGGGGCTCTCCACCACGGCCGCGTTCACGCACGTGGGCTTGAGCGCGAACGAATGGGGCACCAGCGTGGCGAGCGCCGGTGATGTGAACGGGGATGGCTACAGTGACGTCGTGATCGGCAGCCTCGCAGGCTTCACGCTCCTCTATGGCAGTACCACGGGTGTCACCAACACCGGTGCAGTGGTGTTACCTGGTGCGGTCGGCAGCCTCCTGGGTGCATCGGTGGCCACTGCCGGCGATGTGAACGGCGACGGCTACAGCGATGTCATCGTTGGGGCGGGAGGCATCTCCGGCGGAGCAGGCCGGGTGCAGGTCCATCACGGTGGCCCCACGGGTCTCAACCCCGCACCGGCCTGGACGGTGAACGGCACGCAGGCGGGTGCCAGCCTCGGTTCGAGCCCGATCTCCGGGCCCACCTGCATCAGCGCGGGCGATGTGAACGCGGACGGCTTCAGCGATGTGCTGGTGAGCGAGCACTACTACGACAATGGGCAGGTGGATGAAGGTCGGGTCAACCTCTTCCTCGGCTCCGCCACCGGCCTGGCCACCACGGCCGCCTGGACCATGGAGGGCAATGTGGCCCAGATCTGGTTCGGCGTGGCCCTGGGCAGCGCCGGCGACGTGAACGCCGATGGGTACAGCGATGTGGTGATCGGTGCCTGCGAAGGGGGCACCCCTAGCGGAACCGGGCGCGCGTACGTCTACCACGGCGGCCCCACCGGCTTGTCCCCCGCACCGAACTACTTCTCCACGGGCCCAACCGCCAACGCTGAGTTCGGCCACTCGGTCTCCGGTGCCGGCGATGTGGATGGCGACGGTGACAGTGACGTGCTCATCGGGATCCATGGCATCAACCAGGTCCAGCAGGTCTGCGGCAACGAGTTCCGCAAACCCCGCAGCAATATGCGGCTGTACAACACCGACCTCAGCACCCCCATCAGCGCGGCCAACATCCCCGACCCGCAGTTCGGCATGGGGCTGTTCGTGCGGCCCTTCCTTGGGCGGCAGCGGGTGCGATGCGTCTGGGAGACCCGCATCCAGGGTCAGCCGTTCAGCAGTGCAGGGGGGGCAATCACCACCAGCACGGCGTTCACCGCCCAACAGGCCACGTTCACCCCGGGCGCGGTGGCGGGTGTGGAGCTGAAGAACCTGGTGGACAAGCCCGGTGGAGGCAGCGGCCTCACGGCCACGAAGGTGCGCGCCCGGGTGCGCTACGACCCCACCACCGCGCTCACCGGGCAGGTCTTCGGTCCCTGGCGCACCATGCCGGGATACCAGGATGGCCTGGGCACCCACAATAACGTGCCACTGCCCGTGGAGCTGCTGCGCTTCGATGCGACCTGCAAGGGCGGCGTGGTGGAACTCACCTGGGTGACCGCATCGGAGACGAACAGTGGCCACTTCACGGTGGAGCGCAGCCCGGACGGCGAGGTATGGTCGGAGGTGGCCTTGGTGCAGGCGGCCGGCCACAGCCAGCACCCCATGGAATACGGGCAGCACGATGGCACCCCGCCGAACACCCCGGTGCTCTACTACCGCCTGCGGCTCACGGACCTCGACGGCACGGATGCCGTGCTGGCGACCACCACGATCGCCCCCTGCGCAGCTGCGAACGTTCGCATCCACCCGAACCCGAGCTCCGGCCTCGTCGCGATCGACCTGTCCGCCTTCGCGGGCGCTGCGCGTTCCGTTCAGCTGCTCGACCTGAACGGCCAAAGCGTACTGACCGTGCCGGTGAACGGACCATCCACCATGCTGGACCTGGGTCCGCTGCCGGCGGCCACCTACCTGCTCCGCATGTTGAACGAAGCGGGGTACGTGCTGGCCACGGAACGGCTGGTCAAGCATTGACGTTCAGCCTTCGTTCCTTTGCGGCCCCGTCCGCCCATGGAACCCACCCCCATCAAGTCCGTCCTCGACGACACCGCCCACACCGGCACCACCCTCACCGTGGCCGGCTGGGTGCGCACCTTCCGCAACGACCGCTTCATCGCCCTCAACGACGGCAGCACCATCCGCAACCTGCAGTGCGTGATCGACCAGCAGAAGGTCGATGCCGACACGCGCGCCCGCTTCACCACCAGCGCCGCCGTGCAGTGCACGGGCCTCATCGTGGAGAGCAAGGGCAGCGGCCAGCGCGTGGAGATGCAGGTGACCGCCGTGGAGGTGCTGGGCGACAGCGATGCGGAGAAGTACCCCATCCAGCCCAAGAAGCACAGCCTGGAGTTCCTGCGCGAGAACGCCCACCTGCGCTTCCGCACCAACACCTACAGCGCCATCTTCCGCATCCGCCACCAGGTGAGCTTCGGCATCCACGAGTACTTCGACCAGCAGGGCTACAACTACTTCCACAGCCCCATCATCACCGCCAGCGATGCCGAGGGAGCGGGGGAGATGTTCCGCGTGAGCACGCTGGACCCGAAGGCCCCACCGCTGAACGAGGCGGGTGAAGTGGACTTCAAGGAGGACTTCTTCGGCGCCGAAAGCCGCCTCACCGTGAGCGGTCAGCTGCAGGCCGAACTGGCCGCGCTGGCCCTGGGCAAGGTCTACACCTTCGGCCCCACCTTCCGCGCCGAGAACAGCAACACCGCGCGCCACCTGGCCGAGTTCTGGATGATCGAACCCGAGGCCGCCTTCATGGACCTCGCGGGCGACATGGACCTCGCCGAAGGCCTGTGCAAGCACCTCATCGCCCGCGTGCTGAAGAACAGCTTGGACGATCTGCAGTTCCTGGATGCGCGGCTGAAGGAGGAGGAGGCCCAGAAGCCGAAGGAGCAGCGCAGCGAGCTCGGCCTCATCGACCGCCTGAAGTTCGTGCTGGAGAACCCTTTCGAGCGGATCACCTACACGGACGCCATCGACATCCTGCTGAAGAGCAAGCCCAACCAGAAAAAGCAGTTCCAGTTCCCGGTGGAATGGGGCATCGACCTGCAGAGCGAGCACGAACGCTACCTGGTGGAGAAGCACTTCAAGAAGCCGGTGATCGTCACGGGCTATCCGGGGAAGATCAAGGCCTTTTACATGCGCACCAACGGCCCCGGCGACTTCGGCTACAGCGACAAGGGCACCACCGTGGCTGCCATGGACGTGCTCTTCCCCGGCATCGGCGAGATCATCGGCGGCAGCCAGCGCGAGGAGCGCCTCGATGTGCTGGAAGCGCGCATGAAGGAGATGCATGTGCCCGCCGAAGAGCTCTGGTGGTACCTGGACACACGCCGCTTCGGCACAGTACCGCACGCCGGCTTTGGCCTGGGCCTTGAGCGCTTCGTGCTGTTCGTCACAGGCATGGGCAACATCCGCGATGTGATCCCCTTTCCGCGGACGCCGAAGAGCGCGGCGTTCTGAGAAAGATCGACCGTGCCGAACGCGATGGCTTCACAAGCACCCTCTCCTGCCCGCATGGTGCGCCCTGTCCGCTGGGTGCTCGTGCTCTGCTTGGGGGCTGGCGCTCTCGGGCCGGTCGAAGCGCAGCATCACCAGGGGTCCGAGCCGCCCAACGCATACCGGCAGGACGACAGCACGCGGTGGGACCGGGCCATGCTGGCGAACGACCTGCAGTACAAGGGGCTCCTGGGTTCGTTGGACTTCCCATTGGCGGTGGGGGTGTGGCCGGTGGAGCCCTACGAAACACCCGGGAACGGCAGCACCCTGGTGGAGTGCTTCGTGGAAGGGCAACGGGTGGTGGGTCGTGCGCTGCACGTGGGCCGAGGACCCCATAATGAGGCCGCCTTCGGGAACAGCGACCTGCAGGACGAGGTCGTGGCCGTGATCCTCGTGGCCACGGACACCCCGGACGACGAGCATCGTTCCATCGCCATCTCACGCAACCACCCGAACTATCTGGCCGAAGGCCGCTTCACCACCACCACGGCCGGGAACATCGACTGGATCACCATGCACCTGGCGGATCGCAGCGCCTACGCCATCGTGAACATGCGTTTCTTCGATCTGCACGCGGGCCGCCTGATCCTTGTCGCCCCGCGCCCCGATGGGACGCTTCGGTTCCTGCAGCGCGAACTGTCGATGCTCTCGCACACCCAGGTGGAGGCGTTCGTGGCGGGGCTTTCGGAGGCCCCGGAGCTGGTCTCGTTCTTCCGTTGACCGACCCATCCGGTGCACCTTGTTGGTCACCAGCATGCGGAACATCCGCGTTCGGATCCCCCTTCGAGAAGAATGGGTCCACATGCGGGCTGGCACTGGTTC is a window from the Flavobacteriales bacterium genome containing:
- a CDS encoding FG-GAP repeat protein; this encodes MGRSPFLPHIQVLIGLAVLGVACATTGRKERHDHDGRVTVPRTGPNTGLAVPSIGQAIDLHKVDATPMNDGAWTWSNPQGLKASVQADGVVLSASTEDTTTWTAALLLHRIGRAEDWSVPIEGPEMERTPKRTLARHGRFDLEQVNSDDGVRQNFIVHHRSKGDGPLRVELAVEGDLRCAHAGGDLFEFSDTSGTVRMRYHDLHVWDAQGDTLNAWATWEDEHIVLLVNDAGAAYPITVDPVATTPVWSVESNATNAAMGNVVSSAGDVNGDGYSDVLVGSSVWSNGQTGEGRAQVFLGGATGPAATAAWSYETDQLGANMGLGTSMSTAGDVNGDGYSDVIVAAPNYDNGQTDEGRVHVFHGSSSGLSPAPDWTIEIDQASARYGRSVACAGDVNGDGYSDVIIGAYLFDNGQADEGRVFVYHGGPTGLGGTAAWTAESDQASAWFGYAVAGAGDVNGDGFSDVIIGSPFFDNGQTNEGRIFVYHGNVTGLAAAPAWTVESDQAGAQAGYSVSTAGDTNGDGYADVIVGMPFYDGGSANSGRVATHLGTATGLNTTATWVSLAGALDDSNGQSVACAGDVNADGFSDVIIGSPIAGTGDEGLARIFLGSATGMLTFDWTQTSTTAGDNFGNSVASAGDVNGDGISDVIVGIPNYDNGQTNEGRARVYLGRVLGLGATGWGATGAAGSLFGRRIASAGDVNGDGYGDVIIGAEEFTSGQTLEGAAYVHHGSATGPSPGAVWTVQSNQAGWEFGSSVACAGDVNGDGFSDVIVGAPRAFGGIGRSLVYHGGATGLSTTAAFTHVGLSANEWGTSVASAGDVNGDGYSDVVIGSLAGFTLLYGSTTGVTNTGAVVLPGAVGSLLGASVATAGDVNGDGYSDVIVGAGGISGGAGRVQVHHGGPTGLNPAPAWTVNGTQAGASLGSSPISGPTCISAGDVNADGFSDVLVSEHYYDNGQVDEGRVNLFLGSATGLATTAAWTMEGNVAQIWFGVALGSAGDVNADGYSDVVIGACEGGTPSGTGRAYVYHGGPTGLSPAPNYFSTGPTANAEFGHSVSGAGDVDGDGDSDVLIGIHGINQVQQVCGNEFRKPRSNMRLYNTDLSTPISAANIPDPQFGMGLFVRPFLGRQRVRCVWETRIQGQPFSSAGGAITTSTAFTAQQATFTPGAVAGVELKNLVDKPGGGSGLTATKVRARVRYDPTTALTGQVFGPWRTMPGYQDGLGTHNNVPLPVELLRFDATCKGGVVELTWVTASETNSGHFTVERSPDGEVWSEVALVQAAGHSQHPMEYGQHDGTPPNTPVLYYRLRLTDLDGTDAVLATTTIAPCAAANVRIHPNPSSGLVAIDLSAFAGAARSVQLLDLNGQSVLTVPVNGPSTMLDLGPLPAATYLLRMLNEAGYVLATERLVKH
- the asnS gene encoding asparagine--tRNA ligase, encoding MEPTPIKSVLDDTAHTGTTLTVAGWVRTFRNDRFIALNDGSTIRNLQCVIDQQKVDADTRARFTTSAAVQCTGLIVESKGSGQRVEMQVTAVEVLGDSDAEKYPIQPKKHSLEFLRENAHLRFRTNTYSAIFRIRHQVSFGIHEYFDQQGYNYFHSPIITASDAEGAGEMFRVSTLDPKAPPLNEAGEVDFKEDFFGAESRLTVSGQLQAELAALALGKVYTFGPTFRAENSNTARHLAEFWMIEPEAAFMDLAGDMDLAEGLCKHLIARVLKNSLDDLQFLDARLKEEEAQKPKEQRSELGLIDRLKFVLENPFERITYTDAIDILLKSKPNQKKQFQFPVEWGIDLQSEHERYLVEKHFKKPVIVTGYPGKIKAFYMRTNGPGDFGYSDKGTTVAAMDVLFPGIGEIIGGSQREERLDVLEARMKEMHVPAEELWWYLDTRRFGTVPHAGFGLGLERFVLFVTGMGNIRDVIPFPRTPKSAAF